A stretch of Pelagicoccus sp. SDUM812003 DNA encodes these proteins:
- the secE gene encoding preprotein translocase subunit SecE, translating to MKNPFRSIRIFTGETITELKKSSWPSFAELRESTVVVLIAIAIMGIFIAVSDFSLANVVNLFTSWMR from the coding sequence ATGAAAAATCCATTTCGCAGCATTCGCATCTTCACCGGTGAAACGATTACGGAGCTCAAGAAGTCCAGCTGGCCTTCTTTCGCCGAGCTGCGCGAGTCCACTGTGGTTGTGCTGATCGCGATCGCGATCATGGGTATTTTCATCGCCGTATCCGACTTCTCTCTCGCGAACGTGGTCAACCTGTTCACGAGCTGGATGCGCTAA
- the tuf gene encoding elongation factor Tu has translation MAKGTFERTKPHVNVGTIGHVDHGKTTLTTSILAVQASKGLAELKSYADIAKGGTVRDDSKIVTISVAHVEYESDKRHYAHVDCPGHADFVKNMITGAAQMDGAILVVSAADGPMPQTREHILLARQVGVPKIVVFLNKCDLIDDEELLELVEMEVRELLDKYDFPGDDTTVIRGSAAQALEGTDEGKAHIQALMDAIDADIPEPEREVDKPFLMSVEDVFSITGRGTVATGRIERGVIKVGEEVEIVGLKDTQKSTVTGVEMFRKMLDQGQAGDNVGILLRGIDKDAIERGQVLAKPGSITPHHKGKAEIYVLSKEEGGRHTPFFNGYRPQFYFRTTDVTGVCQLPEGVEMVMPGDNISIEVDLTKPIAMEAGQRFAIREGGRTIGAGRITEIVE, from the coding sequence ATGGCTAAAGGAACCTTCGAAAGAACGAAACCACACGTTAACGTCGGCACTATCGGTCACGTTGACCACGGCAAAACCACGCTGACCACTTCTATCTTGGCAGTGCAGGCGTCCAAGGGTCTTGCAGAGCTCAAGAGCTACGCGGACATCGCTAAGGGTGGTACCGTTCGTGACGACTCCAAGATCGTAACCATCTCCGTCGCCCACGTTGAGTACGAGTCCGACAAGCGTCACTACGCTCACGTAGACTGCCCAGGCCACGCTGACTTCGTTAAGAACATGATCACTGGCGCGGCTCAGATGGACGGAGCGATCCTCGTTGTGAGCGCTGCAGACGGCCCGATGCCGCAGACTCGCGAGCACATCCTTCTCGCTCGTCAGGTAGGTGTACCGAAGATCGTGGTATTCCTCAACAAGTGTGACCTCATCGACGACGAAGAGCTTCTCGAGCTCGTCGAAATGGAAGTTCGCGAACTGCTCGACAAGTACGATTTCCCAGGCGACGACACCACCGTTATCCGTGGTTCCGCTGCTCAGGCCCTCGAAGGCACCGACGAAGGCAAGGCTCACATCCAGGCTCTCATGGACGCTATCGACGCCGACATCCCCGAGCCGGAGCGCGAAGTCGACAAGCCTTTCTTGATGTCTGTCGAAGACGTTTTCTCCATCACTGGTCGTGGTACCGTCGCTACCGGCCGTATCGAGCGTGGTGTGATCAAGGTGGGTGAGGAAGTTGAGATCGTCGGTCTCAAGGACACTCAGAAGTCCACTGTCACCGGCGTTGAAATGTTCCGCAAGATGCTCGACCAAGGTCAGGCTGGCGACAACGTTGGCATCCTTCTTCGCGGTATCGACAAGGACGCTATCGAGCGCGGTCAGGTGCTCGCCAAGCCAGGTTCGATCACTCCTCACCACAAGGGCAAGGCTGAGATCTACGTCCTTTCCAAGGAAGAAGGCGGACGTCACACTCCATTCTTCAACGGCTACCGTCCTCAGTTCTACTTCCGTACGACTGACGTGACTGGTGTATGCCAGCTTCCGGAAGGTGTCGAAATGGTAATGCCAGGCGACAACATCTCCATCGAAGTTGACCTCACCAAGCCGATCGCGATGGAAGCTGGTCAGCGCTTCGCGATCCGCGAAGGCGGTCGTACCATCGGTGCTGGTCGTATCACCGAGATCGTCGAGTAG
- the rplJ gene encoding 50S ribosomal protein L10: MRPEKKFLVEEVNTHLDKSDYMFLANYERATVVDIAELRDELNKEEAEFHVIKNNILKVAARDRGYPEIDEHLAGQNAIVIGGKNPSGVAKILTKYFDKKDKMDVKVGILSAQRLDRDEIVALSKLPSLEALRAQLLGLLSQPAQSLVFVLNGVPQAMLNVLQAKADKGE; the protein is encoded by the coding sequence ATGAGACCTGAAAAGAAATTTCTCGTTGAAGAAGTAAACACTCACCTCGACAAGTCCGACTACATGTTCCTCGCCAATTACGAGCGAGCCACCGTGGTCGACATCGCTGAGCTCCGCGACGAGCTCAACAAGGAAGAGGCCGAGTTCCACGTAATCAAGAACAACATCCTTAAGGTTGCCGCCCGCGACCGCGGCTATCCGGAAATCGACGAGCACCTCGCTGGTCAAAACGCTATCGTCATCGGTGGCAAGAATCCCTCCGGCGTGGCCAAGATCCTGACCAAGTACTTCGACAAGAAGGACAAGATGGACGTCAAGGTGGGCATTCTTAGCGCCCAGCGTCTAGACAGGGATGAAATCGTGGCCCTTTCCAAGCTGCCAAGCCTGGAAGCTCTCCGGGCCCAGCTGCTCGGTCTGCTCAGCCAGCCCGCGCAGAGCCTGGTGTTCGTCCTCAACGGCGTGCCGCAGGCCATGCTCAACGTGCTGCAGGCCAAAGCCGACAAGGGCGAATAA
- the rplA gene encoding 50S ribosomal protein L1, translated as MVKLSKKFRAASEAADLSKEYTIAEAVEVLAKLPKAKFDETIEISMKLGVDPRKGNEMVRGTVMLPHGSGKTVRVLAFTSDPEAAKAAGATEAGLEDMIAKVQGGWFDFDVAVATPDAMKEVRKIARVLGPKGLMPNPKAGTVSDDIAKAINEVMAGRVEYKVDKNASLGVGVGKRSFNNEQVAENLGALLEAVGKARPSVFKGRYIKSVYISATQTPGIKLAGSEFAKY; from the coding sequence ATGGTAAAACTATCCAAGAAGTTTCGCGCAGCGTCTGAAGCTGCCGATCTTAGCAAGGAATACACGATCGCCGAGGCTGTAGAGGTCTTGGCTAAGTTGCCTAAGGCGAAGTTCGACGAGACCATCGAAATCTCGATGAAGCTCGGCGTCGATCCCCGCAAGGGCAACGAGATGGTGCGTGGCACGGTGATGCTTCCCCACGGCAGCGGCAAGACGGTGCGCGTTCTCGCATTCACTTCGGATCCTGAAGCGGCCAAGGCCGCCGGGGCCACCGAAGCGGGTCTCGAAGACATGATCGCCAAAGTTCAGGGTGGCTGGTTCGACTTCGACGTGGCCGTCGCCACTCCGGACGCCATGAAGGAAGTGCGCAAGATCGCTCGCGTGCTCGGACCGAAAGGCCTCATGCCGAACCCGAAGGCTGGCACCGTTTCCGACGACATCGCCAAGGCGATCAACGAAGTGATGGCTGGTCGCGTCGAGTACAAGGTCGACAAGAACGCCTCTCTCGGCGTCGGCGTCGGCAAGCGTTCTTTCAACAACGAGCAGGTGGCTGAAAACCTCGGTGCGCTTTTGGAAGCCGTAGGCAAGGCTCGTCCGTCCGTATTCAAGGGCCGCTACATCAAGAGCGTCTACATTTCCGCAACCCAGACTCCTGGCATCAAGCTCGCCGGTTCGGAGTTCGCGAAATACTAA
- the rplK gene encoding 50S ribosomal protein L11, whose product MAKKVTGTIRLQLPAGGANPAPPVGPALGAAGVNIMAFCKEYNAKTQDKAGLILPVVITVYQDKSFTFVLKSPPASVLLKKAAGLAKGSGVPNRDKVGKVTKAQILEIVETKKADLNASDPEMAARIIEGTARSMGIEVEG is encoded by the coding sequence ATGGCAAAGAAAGTCACAGGAACCATTCGCCTACAACTCCCTGCCGGCGGCGCCAATCCAGCGCCTCCCGTTGGTCCAGCCCTTGGCGCGGCTGGGGTCAACATCATGGCCTTCTGCAAGGAGTACAATGCGAAGACGCAGGACAAGGCGGGTCTGATCCTCCCTGTCGTAATCACTGTCTATCAGGACAAGTCTTTCACTTTCGTACTGAAGTCCCCTCCAGCATCCGTGCTTCTCAAGAAGGCGGCCGGTCTGGCCAAGGGCTCGGGCGTTCCCAACCGCGACAAGGTTGGCAAGGTCACGAAAGCTCAGATTCTCGAGATCGTCGAAACCAAGAAAGCCGATCTCAACGCTTCGGACCCGGAAATGGCGGCGCGTATCATCGAAGGTACCGCTCGTTCCATGGGTATCGAAGTAGAGGGCTAA
- a CDS encoding biopolymer transporter ExbD, whose translation MLELERELPRRARLSFWPFVDLCAIGLFFALFSSKFVMAPGVTLALPEAQSSQVAIASVYEVITVTEVKGEEMIFFKDSVLDLVSLGKLLEERGPAQAGATLLVKADVRVSMQTLSSLCELAISAGYARVQLATEEQRVEGGGVGIR comes from the coding sequence ATGCTTGAGCTTGAACGCGAACTGCCTAGACGAGCCCGGCTGAGTTTTTGGCCCTTCGTCGACCTGTGCGCCATCGGGCTCTTTTTCGCTCTTTTCAGCTCGAAGTTCGTCATGGCGCCGGGAGTGACCTTGGCCTTGCCCGAAGCGCAAAGCTCTCAGGTGGCGATCGCGTCGGTCTACGAAGTGATCACCGTCACTGAGGTGAAAGGGGAGGAAATGATCTTCTTCAAGGATAGCGTGCTGGATCTGGTATCGCTGGGCAAGCTGCTGGAAGAGCGCGGACCGGCTCAGGCGGGTGCCACACTGCTGGTGAAAGCGGATGTGCGGGTATCCATGCAGACGCTGAGTTCCTTGTGCGAACTTGCCATCAGCGCCGGCTATGCTCGGGTGCAGCTGGCCACCGAGGAGCAGCGTGTGGAAGGGGGAGGAGTCGGAATTCGATGA
- the nusG gene encoding transcription termination/antitermination protein NusG, whose product MAETSAKSGAAWYVIQTLSNQEGKVKRYLDKFIAEEEMEDYVFEVLVPTETVTEVKNGKKTQMVRKFYPGYAFVHMRLYDENGKLMNKPWYFVRETAGVINFVGGDRPTPLKKSEIDTILRQVEAATGKETPKVQFEVGEEVKITDGPFLNLNGRIDEIDPEKGKLKVSVSIFGRFTPVELEYWQVERLTS is encoded by the coding sequence ATGGCTGAAACCAGCGCAAAGTCAGGCGCCGCTTGGTACGTTATTCAGACCCTTTCCAATCAGGAAGGGAAGGTAAAGCGCTACCTGGACAAGTTCATCGCCGAAGAGGAGATGGAGGACTACGTATTCGAAGTCCTCGTGCCCACTGAGACCGTGACGGAAGTCAAGAACGGCAAGAAGACTCAGATGGTGCGCAAGTTCTATCCAGGCTACGCATTCGTTCACATGCGTCTATACGATGAGAACGGAAAGCTGATGAACAAGCCTTGGTACTTCGTTCGCGAAACCGCGGGCGTCATCAATTTCGTAGGCGGAGACCGTCCAACGCCTCTCAAAAAGTCGGAGATCGACACGATTCTCCGGCAAGTGGAAGCCGCCACGGGCAAGGAAACACCGAAGGTACAGTTCGAGGTTGGAGAAGAGGTCAAGATTACGGATGGCCCGTTCCTCAACCTCAATGGCCGCATCGACGAGATCGACCCGGAAAAGGGCAAGCTCAAGGTGTCGGTCTCGATCTTCGGAAGATTCACTCCAGTCGAGCTGGAGTATTGGCAAGTCGAACGCTTAACAAGCTAA